The Streptomyces sp. NBC_00224 genome has a window encoding:
- a CDS encoding pyrimidine reductase family protein, translating to MRRLFPVTDQTSASDQGEWSLDALAEAYAYPRTDGPWLRANMVSSLDGAGQHEGRSQPLSSDTDMRIFGTLRALADVVVVGAETVRQEGYRPARARDAFAARRAAAGQGPAPVIAVVTAGLDLDFGLPLFTSPLVPTLILTGALAPPDRVREAELAGAEVVIAGDGPGVESARAVAALAGRGLNRMLTEGGPRLLGQFVAAGVLDELCLTVSPMLTAGSAQRIAGGPSVSAPEHFQLDLLLEEAGFLYTRYRRI from the coding sequence TTGGACGCGCTGGCCGAGGCCTACGCGTACCCCCGGACGGACGGCCCCTGGCTGCGGGCCAACATGGTCTCCTCGCTCGACGGCGCGGGCCAGCACGAGGGCCGCTCGCAGCCCCTCTCCTCCGACACCGACATGCGGATCTTCGGCACCCTGCGGGCGCTGGCCGATGTGGTCGTGGTGGGTGCGGAAACGGTACGCCAGGAGGGTTACCGCCCTGCCCGGGCGCGGGACGCCTTCGCGGCCCGGCGCGCGGCCGCCGGCCAGGGCCCGGCCCCCGTGATCGCGGTGGTGACGGCCGGCCTCGACCTGGACTTCGGCCTGCCCCTGTTCACCTCGCCGCTGGTGCCGACGCTCATCCTGACCGGCGCCCTCGCGCCCCCGGACCGGGTGCGCGAGGCCGAGCTGGCCGGCGCGGAGGTCGTGATCGCGGGCGACGGGCCGGGCGTGGAGTCCGCCAGGGCCGTCGCGGCGCTTGCCGGGCGCGGGCTGAACCGGATGCTGACGGAGGGCGGGCCCCGGCTGCTCGGCCAGTTCGTGGCCGCCGGAGTGCTCGACGAGCTCTGTCTGACGGTGTCGCCGATGCTCACCGCGGGCAGTGCTCAGCGCATCGCCGGAGGGCCCTCGGTGAGCGCCCCCGAGCACTTCCAGCTCGACTTGCTGCTGGAAGAGGCCGGGTTCCTCTACACGCGTTACCGTCGAATCTGA
- a CDS encoding indole-3-glycerol phosphate synthase produces MIEKPLTSVDVEFVTTLHGDEPVSFVVLMQPRGDQDRLLRAIDDVALGELDEAVHEAGDAGPAAAVRALEHSLQSLRTTGSQAVGQIVQDHPLDLLRSVVDEVNADEVIVLTAPHYVEEFFHRDWASRARHKVGVPVLKLFAHSEEAHSE; encoded by the coding sequence ATGATCGAGAAGCCCCTGACCTCCGTAGACGTGGAATTCGTCACCACCCTGCACGGCGACGAGCCGGTCTCCTTCGTCGTGCTCATGCAGCCCCGTGGCGACCAGGACCGCCTCCTGCGCGCCATCGACGACGTGGCCCTCGGCGAACTCGACGAGGCCGTCCACGAGGCCGGTGACGCGGGCCCGGCCGCCGCCGTACGAGCCCTGGAGCACTCACTCCAGTCCCTGCGCACCACGGGCAGTCAGGCCGTCGGCCAGATCGTCCAGGACCACCCCCTGGACCTGCTGAGGTCCGTCGTCGACGAGGTGAACGCCGACGAGGTCATCGTGCTGACGGCACCGCACTACGTGGAGGAGTTCTTCCACCGCGACTGGGCCTCCCGGGCCCGGCACAAGGTCGGCGTCCCGGTCCTGAAGCTCTTCGCGCACAGCGAGGAGGCGCACAGCGAGTAG
- the murC gene encoding UDP-N-acetylmuramate--L-alanine ligase, with amino-acid sequence MAPAIPTAMERPHFIGIGGAGMSGIAKILAQRGAKVAGSDAKESDTAEALRALGATVHIGHAARHLASDASSVVVSSAIRADNPELVRAAELSIPVVHRSDALAALMGGLRAIAVAGTHGKTTTTSMLAVALTELGLDPSYAIGGDLAGPGTNARHGDGDIFVAEADESDRSFQKYDPEVAIVLNVELDHHANYASMDEIYDSFETFVGKVVPGGTLVISADQAGAVELTRRVRDLSSLKVVTYGADEHADVRVHRITPRGLSSEVTVLLGGKYLTFTVSVPGRHYALNAVAALAAGVALGIPAHNLASALGKYTGVKRRLQLKGEAAGVQVIDSYAHHPTEMTADLEAMRGAAADSRLLVVFQPHLFSRTQELGTEMGRALALADASVVLDIYPAREDPIPGVTSALIIDAAGTAGADVTAVHDKTTVPDVIAGMARPGDLVLTMGAGDVTDLGPQILARLS; translated from the coding sequence ATGGCACCCGCGATTCCCACCGCCATGGAACGGCCGCACTTCATCGGCATCGGCGGTGCCGGAATGTCGGGGATCGCGAAGATCCTGGCCCAGCGCGGCGCGAAGGTCGCGGGCAGCGACGCCAAGGAGTCCGACACGGCCGAGGCCCTGCGCGCGCTCGGCGCAACCGTCCACATCGGACACGCCGCGAGGCACCTCGCCTCCGACGCCAGCAGCGTCGTCGTCTCCAGCGCCATCCGCGCCGACAACCCGGAGCTCGTCCGCGCGGCCGAGCTCTCCATCCCCGTCGTCCATCGCTCCGACGCGCTCGCCGCGCTCATGGGCGGCCTGCGCGCCATCGCCGTCGCCGGCACCCACGGCAAGACGACCACCACCTCGATGCTGGCCGTCGCCCTCACCGAGCTGGGCCTCGACCCCTCGTACGCGATCGGCGGCGACCTCGCCGGACCCGGCACCAACGCCCGCCACGGTGACGGCGACATCTTCGTCGCCGAGGCGGACGAGAGCGACCGCAGCTTCCAGAAGTACGACCCCGAGGTCGCCATCGTCCTCAACGTCGAACTCGACCACCACGCCAACTACGCCTCGATGGACGAGATCTACGACTCCTTCGAGACCTTCGTCGGCAAGGTCGTCCCCGGCGGCACCCTCGTCATCTCCGCCGACCAGGCGGGCGCCGTCGAACTCACCCGGCGGGTGCGCGACCTCTCCTCCCTGAAGGTCGTGACGTACGGAGCGGACGAGCACGCCGACGTACGCGTCCACAGGATCACCCCGCGCGGTCTGAGCAGTGAGGTCACCGTCCTGCTCGGCGGCAAGTACCTGACCTTCACGGTCTCGGTCCCCGGCCGCCACTACGCCCTCAACGCGGTGGCCGCGCTCGCCGCCGGCGTCGCCCTCGGCATCCCGGCACACAACCTCGCCTCGGCCCTCGGCAAGTACACCGGCGTCAAGCGCCGCCTCCAGCTCAAGGGCGAGGCCGCGGGCGTCCAGGTCATCGACTCGTACGCGCACCACCCGACCGAGATGACCGCCGACCTGGAGGCGATGCGGGGCGCCGCCGCGGACTCCCGACTGCTCGTGGTCTTCCAGCCGCACCTCTTCTCCCGCACCCAGGAGCTGGGCACCGAGATGGGCCGCGCGCTCGCGCTGGCCGACGCCTCGGTGGTCCTCGACATCTACCCCGCGCGCGAGGACCCGATCCCGGGCGTCACCAGCGCGCTGATCATCGACGCGGCTGGGACGGCCGGCGCCGACGTCACCGCCGTCCACGACAAGACGACGGTGCCCGACGTGATCGCGGGAATGGCCAGGCCCGGCGACCTCGTTCTCACCATGGGCGCGGGCGATGTGACGGACCTGGGCCCGCAGATCCTGGCGCGGTTGAGCTGA
- the msrB gene encoding peptide-methionine (R)-S-oxide reductase MsrB: MSYEVEKPDEQWRAELSPGEYAVLRQAGTEPAFVGEYTDTKTKGVYSCRACGAELFTSETKFSSHCGWPSFFDPKDTDAVELIDDRSHGMARTEVRCARCGSHLGHVFEGEGYPTPTDQRYCINSISLRLTADEG, encoded by the coding sequence ATGTCGTACGAGGTCGAGAAGCCGGACGAGCAGTGGCGGGCCGAGCTGAGCCCGGGGGAGTACGCGGTGCTGCGGCAGGCCGGTACGGAGCCCGCGTTCGTCGGTGAGTACACGGACACCAAGACGAAGGGCGTCTACTCCTGCCGGGCCTGCGGCGCGGAGCTCTTCACCTCCGAGACGAAGTTCTCGTCGCACTGCGGCTGGCCGTCCTTCTTCGACCCGAAGGACACGGACGCGGTGGAGCTCATCGACGACCGCTCGCACGGGATGGCCCGCACCGAGGTGCGCTGCGCCCGCTGCGGCTCGCACCTGGGCCATGTCTTCGAGGGCGAGGGCTACCCGACCCCGACCGACCAGCGTTACTGCATCAACTCGATCTCGCTGCGGCTGACGGCGGACGAGGGCTGA
- a CDS encoding VOC family protein: protein MSHIALITLVVRDYDEAIAFYTDALGFELAEDTDRGDGSRWVVVRPRGTGTASLLLARAKNEAERASVGAQTGGRVGFFLYTEDFAADHARMTAAGIRFLEEPRHEVYGSVAVFQDLYGNRWDLLQPA from the coding sequence ATGTCCCATATCGCCCTGATCACGCTCGTCGTCCGCGACTACGACGAGGCCATCGCCTTCTACACCGACGCCCTCGGCTTCGAACTGGCCGAGGACACCGACCGCGGGGACGGCTCACGCTGGGTGGTGGTCCGCCCGCGCGGCACCGGCACCGCGTCGCTGCTGCTGGCCCGCGCCAAGAACGAGGCCGAGCGCGCCAGCGTCGGCGCCCAGACCGGCGGCCGGGTCGGCTTCTTCCTCTACACCGAGGACTTCGCGGCCGACCACGCCCGGATGACGGCGGCCGGCATCCGGTTCCTGGAGGAGCCGCGCCACGAGGTGTACGGGTCGGTCGCGGTGTTCCAGGACCTTTACGGCAACCGCTGGGACCTGCTCCAGCCCGCGTGA
- a CDS encoding nucleoside/nucleotide kinase family protein: protein MEIAAESAVLNRLVERARLLAVPGRRRVLGIAGAPGAGKSTLAGRLVERLGGNAVLVPMDGFHLAQAELVRLGRADRKGAPDTFDAAGYAALLTRLRTPEPGTVVYAPAFDRSIEEPVAGSIPVDPAVPLVVTEGNYLLHDQDGWAPVRSLLDEVWFLEIDGGERVRRLVERHVRYGKARPYAERWVRESDEANARVVAGGRDRADLVVSQMEPG from the coding sequence ATGGAGATCGCTGCGGAGAGCGCTGTGCTGAATCGTCTCGTCGAGCGTGCCCGGCTGCTCGCCGTTCCCGGTCGCCGGCGCGTGCTCGGCATCGCCGGGGCGCCCGGCGCCGGGAAGTCCACGCTGGCCGGGCGGCTGGTGGAGCGGCTCGGCGGGAACGCCGTGCTCGTCCCGATGGACGGCTTCCACCTCGCCCAGGCCGAACTCGTCCGCCTCGGACGTGCTGACCGCAAGGGCGCCCCGGACACCTTCGACGCCGCCGGATACGCCGCGCTGCTCACCCGGCTGCGGACACCCGAGCCCGGCACCGTGGTGTACGCGCCGGCCTTCGACCGCTCGATCGAGGAGCCGGTCGCCGGGAGCATCCCGGTCGATCCCGCCGTCCCGCTCGTCGTCACCGAGGGGAACTACCTCCTGCACGATCAGGACGGCTGGGCACCGGTCAGGTCGCTGCTCGACGAGGTCTGGTTCCTGGAGATCGACGGCGGGGAGCGGGTGCGCAGGCTCGTCGAGCGGCACGTGCGGTACGGGAAGGCCCGCCCGTACGCGGAACGGTGGGTCAGGGAGTCCGACGAGGCCAACGCGCGCGTGGTGGCAGGTGGCCGGGACCGTGCGGATCTTGTCGTCAGTCAGATGGAGCCTGGGTAG
- a CDS encoding M24 family metallopeptidase has protein sequence MPITPVPAPFTADDYRARMARAAESAADAGLAGVLVAPGPDMVYLTGYQPTAITERLTMLVLAAGQEPVLVVPKLEAPDAERAAGAAALTLRDWTDGTDPYAVTAPLLDVDGRFGVSDNAWAMHLLGLQQKLPGTSYAALTEALPMLRAVKDAHELARLEAAGAAADEAYGEILKVRFAGRKETDVAADLAALLLEFGHSQVDFTVVGSGPNGANPHHEAGERTIERGDMVVLDFGGLKHGYGSDTTRTVHVGEPGAEEQRVHDVVREAQRAGCEAVKPGVACQDVDRAARAVIEEAGYGEYFIHRTGHGIGVTTHEPPYMIEGEEQPLVPGMCFSVEPGIYLPGRFGVRIEDIVTVTEDGGRSFNNTAREMALVD, from the coding sequence ATGCCTATTACACCTGTTCCCGCGCCCTTCACCGCTGACGACTACCGGGCCAGGATGGCCCGCGCCGCCGAGTCCGCCGCCGACGCGGGACTCGCCGGTGTCCTCGTCGCGCCCGGACCCGACATGGTCTATCTGACCGGGTATCAGCCGACCGCGATCACCGAGCGGTTGACGATGCTGGTGCTCGCGGCCGGGCAGGAGCCGGTCCTCGTCGTACCGAAGCTGGAGGCGCCGGACGCGGAGCGCGCCGCCGGGGCCGCCGCTCTCACCCTGCGGGACTGGACCGACGGCACCGACCCGTACGCAGTGACCGCGCCCCTGCTGGACGTGGACGGCCGGTTCGGCGTGAGCGACAACGCCTGGGCGATGCATCTGCTCGGACTGCAGCAGAAGCTCCCCGGAACCTCCTACGCGGCCCTCACAGAGGCGCTGCCGATGCTGCGGGCGGTCAAGGACGCGCACGAGCTGGCGCGCCTGGAGGCGGCCGGGGCGGCGGCGGACGAGGCGTACGGAGAGATCCTCAAGGTCCGGTTCGCCGGGCGCAAGGAGACGGACGTGGCCGCCGATCTGGCCGCGCTGCTCCTGGAGTTCGGCCATTCGCAGGTGGACTTCACAGTCGTCGGGTCCGGCCCCAACGGCGCCAACCCGCACCACGAGGCGGGCGAGCGGACCATCGAGCGCGGCGACATGGTCGTCCTCGACTTCGGCGGCCTCAAGCACGGCTACGGCTCGGACACCACCCGTACCGTCCACGTCGGCGAGCCCGGCGCCGAGGAGCAGCGCGTCCACGACGTCGTACGGGAGGCCCAGCGGGCCGGGTGCGAGGCCGTGAAGCCCGGGGTGGCCTGCCAGGATGTAGACCGGGCCGCGCGCGCGGTGATCGAAGAGGCCGGATACGGCGAGTACTTCATCCACCGCACCGGCCACGGCATCGGCGTCACCACCCATGAGCCGCCCTACATGATCGAGGGGGAGGAGCAGCCGCTGGTGCCGGGCATGTGCTTCTCCGTGGAGCCGGGGATCTATCTGCCGGGCCGGTTCGGCGTACGGATCGAGGACATTGTGACGGTCACCGAGGACGGCGGGCGCAGCTTCAACAACACCGCGCGCGAGATGGCGCTCGTCGACTAG
- the treZ gene encoding malto-oligosyltrehalose trehalohydrolase, which produces MLFEVWAPRADRVALQLEGTTHDMEPHPVRTGWWLTEAGARDGDRYGYVVDGGRPLPDPRSRRQPDGPDGLSAVVVHEDHPWQHPWEGRRLSGAVLYELHIGTYTEAGTFDAAAARLAHLAELGVTHVELMPVCPFPGRHGWGYDGVAPWAVHEPYGGPEGLKRFVDAAHAHGLGVVLDVVHNHLGPSGNILPAFGPYFTDTHHTPWGAAVNLDAPGSDEVRAYLLESALAWLRDYRLDGLRLDAVHALFDTRALPFLEELSTAVDVLSVQLGRPLFLVAESDRCDPRTTAPRAQNGLGLHAQWNDDFHHALHTALTGESQGYYADFARAPLAALAKTLTRVFFHDGTYSTFRGRVHGRRVDRTRTPAHRFLGYAQTHDQIGNRALGDRLSATLSPGLTACAAALVLTGPYTPMLFMGEEWGARTPWQYFTDHPDPELAEAVRAGRRREFAAHGWAEEDIPDPQDPATRARSCLDWDEPGREHHARVLAWYRLLIALRRTRPDLTDPDIAAVKVVHDEEARWLTFRRGDLRTVVNLGKEPALIPLGRNNCQVLAAWEPVQPPRPDGEFRLPPESCAILGPPST; this is translated from the coding sequence ATGTTGTTCGAGGTGTGGGCGCCGCGGGCGGACCGGGTCGCCCTCCAGCTGGAGGGCACGACCCACGACATGGAGCCGCACCCGGTGCGGACCGGATGGTGGCTGACCGAGGCCGGGGCCCGGGACGGCGACCGCTACGGGTACGTCGTGGACGGGGGCCGCCCGCTGCCGGACCCGCGCTCCCGCCGCCAGCCGGACGGGCCCGACGGCCTCAGCGCCGTCGTCGTCCACGAGGACCACCCCTGGCAGCACCCCTGGGAAGGCCGCAGGCTGTCCGGCGCGGTCCTCTACGAGCTGCACATCGGCACCTACACCGAAGCGGGCACCTTCGACGCCGCGGCCGCCCGCCTCGCCCATTTGGCGGAACTGGGGGTGACGCATGTCGAGCTGATGCCGGTGTGCCCGTTCCCGGGGCGGCACGGCTGGGGGTACGACGGCGTGGCACCGTGGGCCGTGCACGAGCCGTACGGCGGCCCCGAAGGGCTGAAACGATTTGTCGACGCGGCGCACGCCCACGGCCTCGGAGTCGTCCTCGACGTCGTCCACAACCACCTCGGCCCCTCCGGCAACATCCTCCCCGCCTTCGGCCCGTACTTCACCGACACCCACCACACGCCGTGGGGCGCCGCCGTCAACCTGGACGCCCCCGGGTCGGACGAGGTGCGCGCGTACCTCCTGGAGAGCGCGCTCGCCTGGCTGCGCGACTACCGGCTCGACGGGCTGCGCCTGGACGCCGTGCACGCACTGTTCGACACGCGCGCGTTGCCGTTCCTCGAAGAGCTCTCCACCGCCGTCGACGTGCTCTCCGTACAGCTGGGCCGCCCGCTCTTCCTGGTCGCCGAGTCCGACCGGTGCGACCCGCGCACCACCGCCCCGCGCGCGCAGAACGGCCTCGGGCTGCACGCCCAGTGGAACGACGACTTCCACCACGCCCTGCACACCGCGCTGACCGGCGAGTCCCAGGGCTACTACGCCGACTTCGCGCGCGCCCCGCTCGCCGCCCTGGCCAAGACCCTCACCCGGGTCTTCTTCCACGACGGCACCTATTCGACCTTCCGCGGTCGCGTCCACGGACGGCGCGTCGACCGCACGAGGACTCCCGCACACCGGTTCCTGGGCTACGCCCAGACCCATGACCAGATCGGCAACAGGGCGCTGGGAGACCGCCTCTCCGCGACGCTCTCCCCCGGCCTGACCGCCTGCGCCGCCGCGCTGGTGCTGACCGGCCCGTACACGCCGATGCTCTTCATGGGCGAGGAGTGGGGCGCCCGCACGCCGTGGCAGTACTTCACCGACCACCCCGATCCCGAACTCGCCGAGGCCGTACGGGCGGGCAGACGGCGGGAGTTCGCGGCGCACGGCTGGGCCGAGGAGGACATCCCCGACCCGCAGGACCCCGCCACCCGGGCGCGCTCCTGTCTGGACTGGGACGAGCCGGGAAGGGAGCACCACGCGCGCGTACTCGCCTGGTACCGCCTGCTGATCGCGCTGCGCCGCACCCGGCCCGACCTCACCGACCCGGACATCGCCGCGGTCAAGGTCGTCCACGACGAGGAGGCGCGCTGGCTCACGTTCCGGCGCGGCGACCTCAGAACCGTGGTCAACCTCGGCAAGGAGCCCGCGCTGATCCCGCTGGGCCGCAACAACTGCCAGGTACTGGCCGCCTGGGAGCCGGTACAACCACCGCGCCCGGACGGCGAGTTCCGGCTGCCACCCGAGTCGTGCGCGATCCTCGGCCCGCCGAGCACCTGA
- a CDS encoding GH1 family beta-glucosidase, which yields MTLPPFPHGFLWGASASAFQTEGAAAAEGKGPSGWDAFAAEPGRIKDGADAARGTGFHERYREDVALLAGLGAGAFRFSVSWPRVVPGGSGPVNTAGLDFYDRLVDELCAHGITPAPTLYHWDTPLELEEAGGWLQRDTAYRFADYARVVAERLADRVPMWITVNEPAEVTLLGYALGEHAPGKKLLFDALPAAHHQLLAHGLAVGALRAAGARNIGLAVSHTPVWPAGESEEDRFGADLYDTIGNWLFADPVLTGRYPDENFAALMPGPVADDLAVISAPLDWYGVNYYNPTRVGAPAPEAVESFAGFEMPAELPFGIREIEGYETTAFGWPVVPDGLREMLVQLKARYGDRLPPVYITENGCSYDGIEDAGRIRYLDGHLRALHRAMAEGVDVRGYFVWSLTDNIEWIEGAAQRFGLVHVDYRTLRRTPKDSYRWYRDVIRAQRAVG from the coding sequence ATGACCCTGCCGCCGTTCCCGCACGGCTTCCTCTGGGGAGCCTCCGCCTCAGCCTTCCAGACCGAGGGGGCCGCCGCAGCCGAGGGCAAGGGCCCCTCCGGCTGGGACGCCTTCGCCGCCGAGCCCGGCCGTATCAAGGACGGCGCCGACGCCGCCCGTGGCACCGGCTTCCACGAGCGCTACCGCGAGGACGTCGCCCTGCTCGCCGGGCTCGGCGCCGGAGCCTTCCGGTTCTCCGTCAGCTGGCCGCGCGTCGTCCCGGGCGGCAGCGGCCCGGTCAACACGGCGGGGCTCGACTTCTACGACCGGCTCGTCGACGAGCTGTGCGCCCACGGCATCACCCCGGCGCCGACCCTCTACCACTGGGACACGCCGCTGGAGCTGGAGGAGGCGGGCGGCTGGCTCCAGCGTGACACCGCCTACCGGTTCGCCGACTACGCGCGCGTAGTGGCCGAAAGGCTCGCCGACCGCGTCCCCATGTGGATCACCGTCAACGAGCCGGCCGAGGTGACGCTGCTCGGCTATGCGCTCGGTGAGCACGCCCCCGGCAAGAAGCTCCTCTTCGACGCCCTTCCGGCCGCCCACCACCAGCTCCTCGCCCACGGCCTGGCCGTCGGGGCGCTGCGCGCGGCGGGCGCCCGGAACATCGGCCTGGCGGTCTCGCACACTCCCGTGTGGCCCGCGGGCGAGAGCGAGGAGGACCGTTTCGGCGCGGACCTCTACGACACCATCGGCAACTGGCTGTTCGCGGACCCCGTCCTCACCGGCCGCTACCCCGACGAGAACTTCGCCGCGCTGATGCCGGGCCCGGTCGCGGACGACCTCGCCGTCATCTCGGCCCCGCTCGACTGGTACGGGGTGAACTACTACAACCCCACGCGCGTGGGCGCGCCCGCACCCGAGGCCGTCGAGTCCTTCGCCGGGTTCGAGATGCCCGCCGAACTGCCCTTCGGCATCCGGGAGATCGAGGGGTACGAGACCACCGCGTTCGGCTGGCCGGTCGTCCCGGACGGCCTGCGCGAGATGCTCGTCCAGCTGAAGGCGCGCTACGGCGACCGCCTGCCGCCGGTGTACATCACCGAGAACGGCTGCTCCTACGACGGCATCGAGGACGCCGGTCGCATCCGCTACCTGGACGGGCATCTGCGCGCCCTGCACCGAGCCATGGCCGAAGGCGTGGATGTGCGCGGCTACTTCGTGTGGTCCCTCACCGACAACATCGAGTGGATCGAGGGCGCCGCACAGCGCTTCGGCCTGGTCCACGTCGACTACCGGACGCTGCGGCGCACCCCGAAGGACTCCTACCGGTGGTACCGGGACGTGATCCGGGCCCAGCGCGCCGTCGGCTGA
- a CDS encoding GNAT family N-acetyltransferase: protein MTTSASDITFRPLAGPEELGLFQQLSYVLDHEVEDDLATGRRLPAWMWVALRGDRVLARLSWWTPPDHEVPLSLDFFDVDDSLPPAERHAVGLKLLETATAAVIPAGAARPEYGRYAPGDWREDPHAREVVDTRMNILAETGAQLLVERLRLEWRPGTPVPAASTRLVFRPATDREELLSLMTLVLEGTLDEHSRTEMLTMTPRASAELMYEEEFDTFKTPREWWQIAELPDGGGPVGFVIPARNNYHPIIAYVGVLPAHRGHGYIDDILAEGTRILAAQDVPRIRASTDLANVPMANAFTRAGYVTFERAINMVWPSDS from the coding sequence TTGACGACATCCGCGTCGGACATCACCTTCCGTCCGCTCGCCGGGCCCGAGGAACTCGGGCTCTTCCAGCAGCTCTCCTACGTACTCGACCATGAAGTCGAGGACGATCTGGCCACCGGCCGCCGTCTGCCCGCATGGATGTGGGTGGCACTGCGCGGGGACCGGGTGCTGGCCCGCCTCTCCTGGTGGACGCCGCCGGACCACGAAGTCCCGCTGAGCCTCGACTTCTTCGACGTCGACGACTCGCTGCCGCCCGCCGAACGCCATGCCGTCGGACTGAAGCTCCTGGAGACCGCGACGGCCGCGGTGATCCCGGCCGGCGCCGCCCGCCCGGAGTACGGCCGCTACGCGCCCGGCGACTGGCGCGAGGACCCCCACGCGCGCGAGGTCGTCGACACCCGGATGAACATCCTGGCCGAGACCGGTGCACAGCTCCTGGTCGAGCGGTTGCGCCTGGAGTGGCGTCCGGGAACTCCGGTTCCCGCCGCGTCCACGCGGCTCGTGTTCCGCCCGGCGACCGACCGCGAGGAGCTGCTCTCGCTGATGACGCTGGTCCTGGAGGGCACGCTCGACGAGCACAGCCGTACGGAGATGCTGACGATGACGCCGCGCGCGTCGGCGGAGCTGATGTACGAGGAGGAGTTCGACACCTTCAAGACGCCCCGCGAGTGGTGGCAGATCGCCGAACTCCCCGACGGTGGCGGCCCGGTGGGCTTTGTCATCCCCGCCCGCAACAACTACCACCCGATCATCGCGTACGTCGGCGTGCTGCCCGCCCACCGCGGCCACGGCTACATCGACGACATCCTGGCCGAGGGCACACGCATCCTGGCCGCCCAGGACGTCCCGCGCATCCGCGCCTCGACGGACCTCGCCAACGTGCCGATGGCGAACGCCTTCACGCGCGCGGGGTACGTGACCTTCGAGCGCGCGATCAACATGGTCTGGCCGAGCGACAGCTGA
- a CDS encoding FHA domain-containing protein — MTSSFQFSTYPAPARLSDDERDRVLDVLREGAAQGKLSHDTFMRRMELALSARRSDELAALTADLDTQGRWSRALYGAVSRVSGFSVAMRRAWQSERLPKLLFPVPGPYPLRIGRDPHNGLRLSHETVSRVHAELSHQSGVWVLRDLGSTNGTSVNGRRVTGAVVVNDGDQVSFGRMSFRLATH, encoded by the coding sequence GTGACGTCGTCCTTCCAGTTCTCCACGTATCCCGCTCCCGCCCGGCTGTCGGACGACGAGCGCGACCGTGTGCTCGACGTGCTCAGAGAGGGCGCCGCGCAGGGAAAGCTGTCCCACGACACGTTCATGCGCCGGATGGAACTTGCCCTGTCCGCACGCCGTTCCGACGAACTGGCCGCGCTCACCGCCGACCTGGACACACAGGGCCGCTGGTCGCGGGCGCTGTACGGGGCGGTGAGCCGGGTGTCCGGGTTCAGCGTGGCGATGCGCCGGGCGTGGCAGTCCGAGCGGCTGCCGAAGCTGCTGTTCCCCGTGCCCGGCCCCTACCCGCTGCGGATCGGCCGCGATCCGCACAACGGGTTGCGGCTCAGCCACGAGACGGTCTCCCGGGTGCACGCCGAGCTGAGCCACCAGTCCGGCGTGTGGGTGCTGCGCGACCTCGGCTCCACGAACGGAACGAGCGTCAACGGGCGCCGGGTGACCGGGGCGGTGGTCGTCAACGACGGCGACCAGGTGAGCTTCGGGCGGATGAGCTTCCGGCTCGCGACGCACTGA
- a CDS encoding N-acetyltransferase family protein, giving the protein MNDDQRPRVRHARPLDLPRLAELAAEHAVYEKAAPPAPDLAERLGVLLFGQERPRVRCFVAEIPGGEVVGYASCAPEFSTWQAREYLHMDCLYLRDGHRGLGLGALLVDAVAAEARELGMDQVQWQTPVWNEGARRFYDRMGATGREKLRYSLPIDRDRVCE; this is encoded by the coding sequence ATGAACGACGACCAGCGGCCCCGTGTGCGGCACGCCCGCCCCTTGGACCTGCCGCGCCTGGCCGAACTCGCGGCGGAGCACGCGGTGTACGAGAAGGCCGCGCCGCCCGCGCCCGATCTCGCGGAGCGGCTCGGAGTCCTGCTCTTCGGCCAGGAACGGCCCCGGGTGCGCTGTTTCGTCGCCGAGATACCGGGCGGCGAGGTCGTGGGATACGCGAGCTGCGCACCCGAGTTCTCCACCTGGCAGGCGCGCGAGTACCTGCACATGGACTGCCTCTACCTCCGCGACGGCCACCGGGGCCTCGGCCTGGGCGCCCTGCTGGTCGACGCGGTGGCCGCCGAGGCCAGGGAGCTCGGGATGGACCAGGTGCAGTGGCAGACACCGGTGTGGAACGAGGGGGCGCGGCGGTTCTACGACCGGATGGGCGCGACCGGCCGCGAGAAGCTGCGCTACTCGCTTCCCATCGACCGGGACCGGGTCTGCGAGTAG